DNA from Salmo trutta chromosome 14, fSalTru1.1, whole genome shotgun sequence:
gtataggcaAAATtaaagtatcatgtagtagcctaaatctatcgatgttacattgagctgggtgaatggaatatgaaagacagtcatccaatataatgtaatagaaataaggccatgctaataaataaaaaaaaatcatcctCCCGCATGTTAAACGGCAACGGCCACTACTGTTTAATACAGTATGATATTCAAAGTTTGACTACGTTAGTATGTTATGCtacattaggttagggttagggttaggagttaggttaaagatagggttaggggaatggttagctaactcactaagtagttgcaaagttgctaattagttaAAATTCTAAAGTTGTCAGTGGTGAGATTCGAACActcaaacgtctagcaacccaaaggttgcgtgttcgaatcgaatcacggacaactttagcattttagcagcTTTGCTACTACTTACTACTTGTATCTACTTTTATACCTACTTAGCATGTACTTAACAAAATATAATACGTTTTGCGCTGAGACCAGGTTGGATAGCATGCAAGGtggcaggtctgtggagatcttcacaattgctataataatcgGCATAGAATCTCAAACAGCACTGATCACTTGCACTACAGtatgtgctattagatgaagcacagtcaTCACATTCAATTGTTGTATAAATACaacatatctgacattgtattcgcatttgaactttgttgtgctttcaaatggttgaaagcacagtgataacacatttagatgacaactaaaccaaaaatctgatAGTTTTTTCATTGGAATtttgttgtgcttttagatggccGAAAGCatatagtgataacacattgggaatttaAAATGGGTGAATAGGTTGGTTGAAATGTCATTGATCAACATGTCAATCAAATATTACCCACATTTCCACATTGGGATATTATATTTAATTACTAATTATTTATTGTAATTATGTATTACTATAATGTATTATTAGGTTATTACttacaatgtattattattattattattagacttTATACCAAGGGCCAATGGGGTGAGAAATGGGTATTGATGATCTCAGAGTGCGTTTCACTTCGTTTTTTCGGTCTCCAATAAATTATTCAGATACAAATTATTTTATATGGTGTTTGCGTAGTGAATTAGTCAGCAACTGGTCTAGACTTTGGCATTGAAATCTATAGAGGTGTGGCGTGTCCAAAGAAATGGAATGAGTAACAAAGATTACCTCACCGCCGTACGTCACTGGGTCGGGAGGGGCACGCTGCGCGTGGTGTTACGTCAAGACCAGCTCAGTTGCTATAAAGTGAAATGATCATCAACAGACAGTTGAAGTCGTCGATGGTCTGGGACTTATTAGTCAACTATAGATACTCAACAAGAATAGAGAGAAATTGTTAGGTCCAGACACTGACTTGTCTTCACATAAATTCgactttaaaatgttttattcaaatTCATGGACCAAGTGCTTGATATGCCTTATCTTTATAACAAGTGGAAATTGTGAGTGAGTTTCTAGCCATGGTAACCCTTTCCTAGATAAGGTTAATAGAAGATTTACCGGAAAATGTtttgcttagctagctacatacgtTGCTAACTTGAACTGGCTAACGtaattctgtctgtgtgtggagtttaCTTATTTTACTGTATCATATCCTCACAGCTGAATGTCCCATACCTCAAGTGGAGGGAAATCAAAATGTCGTTCTAACGAATGATGCGCTCCTAAAGAACGATTTTCCGGAGGGCTCGGAAGGCACGTTTCAATGTGCCAACGGCTACATGAAAGAGCAAGGATCTGAACGCATCACCTGCACGAGTGGAGAGTGGAGCACCCTGGAATTAATCTGCAAAAGTAGGCGGCAAAATACTAGCCCCTCTTCTGTCAAGTGCGATTGTTGAGTGTTTACTGTTGGTTGATTGTTTTAATGCATCCTTTAGCTCACTGATTATTCATTTCAGAGAAGGACTGCGGTGCACCCAAGGAGATGCCACATTTGACATATGAGTTTAATAAGGAAGGGACGCTTTTTGGTGCAACAGCAAGAGCAATTTGTGATAAAGGGTGAGTATGCTTCAATATCTGATGTATCATCATGGTATGGGGGAATTATTTTGCACAAAGATTCAATACCAGACCCCCGCCCTCTCTTACACACATGCTCTCCACCTCTAGCTATCAAGTTCAGGGATCAAGTTACAGGCAGTGTTATGCCACAGGTTGGAGTGGAAGATCAAGATGTGAAGGTAAATCTTACATATTTGCCATTGACACACCTTGGACATCTAAGGCATTGAACTTGTTTGAATGAAGAACACAAATTACTGCTGAACAATTAGTGCTTTTTAGAGTCTGGTTTCCGTTCGATTATTATTTTAGAGCCAAAAATAGTGAACGTTCTATTACCAAAACAttgactgtaactaccaatcgGGTAACAAGTacaatttaataataataatcccagacctcaaaagtggtctcctgttGTGGTTGAAGCACTGTTGCAGACTTCTacactgtacaaaaatataaacgcaacttaTAAAGTGTCCcacatttcatgagctgaaataaaagatctcagaaatgtaacatacacacacaaagcgTATTTCTCTTAAATTTTGCCcacaattttgtttacatccctgttagtgagcatttctcctttgcaaagacaatccatccaccagacaggtatgtcatatcaagaagctgattaaaccgcatgatcattacacaggtgcaccttgtgacaataaaatgccactctaaaatgtccagttttgtcacaacacaatgctacagaagTTTTGAgcgagcgtgcaattggcatgctgaatgtAGAATGTCCACCggcgctgttgccagagaattaattttgtatttttttttttttaaatgtgaaaaataaaatatggTATGGGCAgccataagctacggacaatgaacacaattgcatttattGATTAGCAATTGGatgcacaaaaataccgtgatgagatcctgagccCCAttgagtcttttttttttttttctctgacctacagatgcatatctgtattcccattcatgtgaaatccatcgattagggcctaatgaatttatttcaattgacttatttcctcatatgaactgtaactcagtaaaatcttaaattgttgcattttgttcagaatcttttttttctattaaagtgtgatttaaaaaaaataataataatatttgtgGAAAACCTGAAAAAACAGGGGAAAACAGAAACCTGGAAAAACAGAATAGAATTTTGGGGGAAATTCAGTGGAATCAGGCAGAAAATTAGGGCCCTGCAATTCACATGAATGTAGTGTTAATACACTACAACTTCCTTTAGCCCAGCATCCCACATAGTTcgtgggagaatctcaattgcatagtCCTCGTGTCCTCTCCTCAAAAACATTGGatggagaaaaaaagaaagaaaaaaggggtttgagaaggaggcgaggagatggGATGCAAGGAGTATGCAATTGCGATTCGCCCCTCGACTTGATTTCTATCGTGAATGATTTGATTTCGGTCTAGAGAAATGGCGAATCGGGCTCACAAAAAAGACTTTGGTCAATTAGTAGATTAATAGCCCCAAAATGTATAATTTGGTTAGTCGCTCAGCACTAACAAATATAATGCACCCATGTATGTCTTCCTCAGTGGTAACTTGTGAAGAACCTATTGATATAATGAATGGCATGATCTCAGAGAAGCCTGCCAAACAGTTTCCAGAGTATGGGGATGTCATACAGTATTCCTGTGATGAAGGTTACACCCTCATTGGAAACAAATCCATTCAGTGCAATGAAGATGGTGAATACAACTCATTCCTTCCTGAATGCAAAGGTATGGATTCCATTTATGTTTGATAAATGATCTGCCAACACCCTACATCTAGACACTGcagtggttgaatcaacgttgtatCAATGTAATTTGTCACCCTATTGTGAGTGACATGGAAAACGcatttggatttgcaaaaagtaatcaaccaGTACTGTTTGTTATTCCAACCAGTGTTGTAAACATTGCAATTGAGCTAAATCTTCAACTTAAATACAATTAATTACTTGACTAACAGGTTGTTACATCAATCAAATTAACATAATCATCAGAACAATGTTTGTTGAAATTTGCATTGAAAATTCCACGTAGAAATGTTAAATCCTTTCTGTCCTAtagacccctttctgtgtttgcaaacattgctgcacgagggcgatgcacggAAGTTGGCGGCAGAACATGCAGTTCTTATATAACGCCAGCAAAAAGAAGCCtctatttacatgttgcttatgagtgcatttcacactactttggattttaaggctcgtatgaatgtcctgcttaatataatgtttgtcatcatcattgcaaatcaactgtattatacttttttttttaacagtaaAATGGCTCTTAGGCtgtagcaaaagctagccaaTGTCAATGCACGTTACCATTCCagctaacaactgctgcatccaaaataattattttgcaaagatcacaaccaaaAAATAATATTAGACTGTTCAAGCAAGAATCAAGACGTAATTGTAAGCGTATGAGAACCCCAacattttgtttagaagtaataaaaacCTAAATCTAGCTATGTTGAATGGGCGCAGATGGCAATGGCTTTCTTACTGCCGCCAAGAGTCGCGAGCATCTGTGCATGACGTCAGTGTGCCGTGTACTGGAAAAGGGTCAATAGTCAATATTCGGTGTTTGAAATTATTATTAATTTCATATTTGATTAGacatattttatttgaccttgttGATAGTAAAATGGTATGTTTGAATCAACATCATTGATTCAATGTCATGCCATCAACTTAACTAAAGAGGTATATTGAAGTAAAATGTGAAGCCACAGTCCAACGATTGCTGCTTGA
Protein-coding regions in this window:
- the im:7151449 gene encoding complement decay-accelerating factor isoform X8 gives rise to the protein MFYSNSWTKCLICLIFITSGNSECPIPQVEGNQNVVLTNDALLKNDFPEGSEGTFQCANGYMKEQGSERITCTSGEWSTLELICKKKDCGAPKEMPHLTYEFNKEGTLFGATARAICDKGYQVQGSSYRQCYATGWSGRSRCEVVTCEEPIDIMNGMISEKPAKQFPEYGDVIQYSCDEGYTLIGNKSIQCNEDGEYNSFLPECKVSGRHHGIGEHDINAVTTNAAAVGSVICIVIAATLIVLFVVLCFHKKKGSYQTGEDSRRKEELLQFQNDLS
- the im:7151449 gene encoding complement decay-accelerating factor isoform X10, with protein sequence MFYSNSWTKCLICLIFITSGNSECPIPQVEGNQNVVLTNDALLKNDFPEGSEGTFQCANGYMKEQGSERITCTSGEWSTLELICKKKDCGAPKEMPHLTYEFNKEGTLFGATARAICDKGYQVQGSSYRQCYATGWSGRSRCEASITTTSTVPPTIQVSGRHHGIGEHDINAVTTNAAAVGSVICIVIAATLIVLFVVLCFHKKKGSYQTGEDSRRKEELLQFQNDLS
- the im:7151449 gene encoding P-selectin isoform X6, producing MFYSNSWTKCLICLIFITSGNSECPIPQVEGNQNVVLTNDALLKNDFPEGSEGTFQCANGYMKEQGSERITCTSGEWSTLELICKKKDCGAPKEMPHLTYEFNKEGTLFGATARAICDKGYQVQGSSYRQCYATGWSGRSRCEVVTCEEPIDIMNGMISEKPAKQFPEYGDVIQYSCDEGYTLIGNKSIQCNEDGEYNSFLPECKASITTTSTVPPTIQVSGRHHGIGEHDINAVTTNAAAVGSVICIVIAATLIVLFVVLCFHKKKGSYQTGEDSRRKEELLQFQNDLS
- the im:7151449 gene encoding complement decay-accelerating factor isoform X4 — translated: MFYSNSWTKCLICLIFITSGNSECPIPQVEGNQNVVLTNDALLKNDFPEGSEGTFQCANGYMKEQGSERITCTSGEWSTLELICKKKDCGAPKEMPHLTYEFNKEGTLFGATARAICDKGYQVQGSSYRQCYATGWSGRSRCEVVTCEEPIDIMNGMISEKPAKQFPEYGDVIQYSCDEGYTLIGNKSIQCNEDGEYNSFLPECKDVNDIPLKPKTISASITTSTVPPTIQVSGTRHSIGEHDTNTATNVNDIPLKSASITTTSTVPPTIQVSGRHHGIGEHDINAVTTNAAAVGSVICIVIGPSMRLLVSDAMETLRQNVNK
- the im:7151449 gene encoding complement decay-accelerating factor isoform X3; this encodes MFYSNSWTKCLICLIFITSGNSECPIPQVEGNQNVVLTNDALLKNDFPEGSEGTFQCANGYMKEQGSERITCTSGEWSTLELICKKKDCGAPKEMPHLTYEFNKEGTLFGATARAICDKGYQVQGSSYRQCYATGWSGRSRCEVVTCEEPIDIMNGMISEKPAKQFPEYGDVIQYSCDEGYTLIGNKSIQCNEDGEYNSFLPECKDVNDIPLKPKTISASITTSTVPPTIQVSGTRHSIGEHDTNTATTSITTTSTVPPTIQVSGRHHGIGEHDINAVTTNAAAVGSVICIVIAATLIVLFVVLCFHKKKGSYQTGEDSRRKEELLQFQNDLS
- the im:7151449 gene encoding complement decay-accelerating factor isoform X5; the protein is MFYSNSWTKCLICLIFITSGNSECPIPQVEGNQNVVLTNDALLKNDFPEGSEGTFQCANGYMKEQGSERITCTSGEWSTLELICKKKDCGAPKEMPHLTYEFNKEGTLFGATARAICDKGYQVQGSSYRQCYATGWSGRSRCEVVTCEEPIDIMNGMISEKPAKQFPEYGDVIQYSCDEGYTLIGNKSIQCNEDGEYNSFLPECKDVNDIPLKPKTISASITTSTVPPTIQASITTTSTVPPTIQVSGRHHGIGEHDINAVTTNAAAVGSVICIVIAATLIVLFVVLCFHKKKGSYQTGEDSRRKEELLQFQNDLS
- the im:7151449 gene encoding complement decay-accelerating factor isoform X2; protein product: MFYSNSWTKCLICLIFITSGNSECPIPQVEGNQNVVLTNDALLKNDFPEGSEGTFQCANGYMKEQGSERITCTSGEWSTLELICKKKDCGAPKEMPHLTYEFNKEGTLFGATARAICDKGYQVQGSSYRQCYATGWSGRSRCEVVTCEEPIDIMNGMISEKPAKQFPEYGDVIQYSCDEGYTLIGNKSIQCNEDGEYNSFLPECKDVNDIPLKPKTISASITTSTVPPTIQVSGTRHSIGEHDTNTATNVNDIPLKSASITTTSTVPPTIQVSGRHHGIGEHDINAVTTNAAAVGSVICIVIATLIVLFVVLCFHKKKGSYQTGEDSRRKEELLQFQNDLS
- the im:7151449 gene encoding complement decay-accelerating factor isoform X9, translating into MFYSNSWTKCLICLIFITSGNSECPIPQVEGNQNVVLTNDALLKNDFPEGSEGTFQCANGYMKEQGSERITCTSGEWSTLELICKKKDCGAPKEMPHLTYEFNKEGTLFGATARAICDKGYQVQGSSYRQCYATGWSGRSRCEVVTCEEPIDIMNGMISEKPAKQFPEYGDVIQYSCDEGYTLIGNKSIQCNEDGEYNSFLPECKVSGRHHGIGEHDINAVTTNAAAVGSVICIVIGPSMRLLVSDAMETLRQNVNK
- the im:7151449 gene encoding complement decay-accelerating factor isoform X1; this encodes MFYSNSWTKCLICLIFITSGNSECPIPQVEGNQNVVLTNDALLKNDFPEGSEGTFQCANGYMKEQGSERITCTSGEWSTLELICKKKDCGAPKEMPHLTYEFNKEGTLFGATARAICDKGYQVQGSSYRQCYATGWSGRSRCEVVTCEEPIDIMNGMISEKPAKQFPEYGDVIQYSCDEGYTLIGNKSIQCNEDGEYNSFLPECKDVNDIPLKPKTISASITTSTVPPTIQVSGTRHSIGEHDTNTATNVNDIPLKSASITTTSTVPPTIQVSGRHHGIGEHDINAVTTNAAAVGSVICIVIAATLIVLFVVLCFHKKKGSYQTGEDSRRKEELLQFQNDLS
- the im:7151449 gene encoding complement decay-accelerating factor isoform X7 → MKEQGSERITCTSGEWSTLELICKKKDCGAPKEMPHLTYEFNKEGTLFGATARAICDKGYQVQGSSYRQCYATGWSGRSRCEVVTCEEPIDIMNGMISEKPAKQFPEYGDVIQYSCDEGYTLIGNKSIQCNEDGEYNSFLPECKDVNDIPLKPKTISASITTSTVPPTIQVSGTRHSIGEHDTNTATNVNDIPLKSASITTTSTVPPTIQVSGRHHGIGEHDINAVTTNAAAVGSVICIVIAATLIVLFVVLCFHKKKGSYQTGEDSRRKEELLQFQNDLS